The genomic region AAGAGCGTGCAGAGTTGATTGATGTTGAGCCATCAAAAGTACAGTTTTCGTTATTAAACTTTTATGATGATCTTGATGCGTATGATGAAACAGTACCATCTCCATCTCCTTAGCCGAACGGCTGATACCGCTTCAGCATAAAAGATTATGTAATGAGTACGCAACCGCCGGGCCCAAACGGGGTGCCGGTGTTTGGTAACAGTCGCCAGTATGCAAGCGATCCGTTCACTTTCCTTCGGAGCGTTGCAGACGCTTACGGTGATGTGGTACGATTCAGTCTTGGTCCACTTGACACGTATATGTTGACAAATCCTGTAGATATTGAGCGTGTGCTGGTCACAGATGATCAAAAGTATCAGAAACCAGACTTTCAGGATGATGCCATCGGAACGCTCCTTGGAGATGGACTGCTCCTAAGTGAAGGTGAAACATGGCAGAAACAACGTCAACTCGCACAGCCAGCGTTCGGTCCGAAGCGAATCACATCGCTTGCGGGGACAATGACTGATCATACGAGGGGAATGCTTGATGAGTGGGAGTCTGGAGATATTAAGGATGTTCACCTCGAAATGGCGCGCGTAACGGTACGGATTATCGTTGAAGCCATGTTTGGTACATCATTAACTGACACGCAAACAACAGCAGTTCAGGAAAATCTTGAACCACTAGGTAAACGATTTGAACCGGATCCGCTTCGATTTATTATTCCAGATTGGGTACCAACACAGGAAAATCAGGAATATAATAAATCTGTCAGCGTGCTTGAGGATATAATCGATGAGATTGTCTCCGAGCGTCGTGGAACCGAAACAAATCCTGATATTGACCCGGGTGCGGGTAGTGATGATGACCCGATGGATTTATTATCTATTTTACTTCGGGCAAAACAACGGGGTGAGCAGACAGATAAACAGCTTCGCGATGAGATGATGACGATACTGTTAGCTGGACATGATACCACAGCGCTTACACTGACTTACACATGGTATCTTCTCTCGGAGCACCCAAAAGTAAGAGATCAAGTGCATGAAGAGCTTGCGTCGGTTTGCGGTGGGGAGACACCGACAATGGCTGATACCCGGTCATTAGATTATACCGAGCGTGTCTTACAAGAATCGATGCGCATGTATCCGCCGGTGTATGTTATTTTTCGTGAGCCACAAGTTGACGTACGGCTTGGTGGGTATCGAATCCCAGCAGGGTCAGCAATTATGTTACCACAATGGGTTGTTCATCGGTCGCCACGATGGTATGATAATCCAACAACATTTGATCCAGATCGATGGCGTCCAGAGCGTCGAGCAGACCGACCACGATTTTCATACTTCCCATTTGGTGGAGGACCACGTCATTGTATCGGGAAACATCTCTCAATGCTAGAGGCAAAGCTTATTTTAGGAACAGTCGCTCAAACATATGAATTGGATTACGTACGGGACCGTCCATTTGATCTTCGAGGATCATTGACAATGCACCCTGATGAGCCGATGGGAATGCGAGTCATCGAGCGCTAAGACTGATTGTCGCCGCATTTTCGCGGTATCGACTATCCCATATATGAAGACTACTAACTGTCCATGTGATTGGGTCAATTGATTGATATTCGATAAATTGTGTTGCATCTGCGATATCACCGCCCCGTGCGAGTGTTATGTGTGGAATATAATTGCTACCCTCAAGATCACGAATAGTATCAAACGATTTGCATAATTGAGTATGTAATGTCATGAGTGATTGACTCTCGACAACAAGATAGACAACGGGGGCGGTCCCTCCCGGTGGATTCTCAAAGAAGTCAATCCCAGTGACTGATAGTTCAATTTGATTAGGAGTAGCAGTTGATGTAAGAATCGGACGAAGTTGTTCACGGAGCACAGGGAGTGAGATATCTGTAGAGGTTTGTTTATTATATCCGTTGGTAGTGTCTGCTTCAAATCGTTTG from Haloquadratum walsbyi C23 harbors:
- a CDS encoding cytochrome P450 encodes the protein MSTQPPGPNGVPVFGNSRQYASDPFTFLRSVADAYGDVVRFSLGPLDTYMLTNPVDIERVLVTDDQKYQKPDFQDDAIGTLLGDGLLLSEGETWQKQRQLAQPAFGPKRITSLAGTMTDHTRGMLDEWESGDIKDVHLEMARVTVRIIVEAMFGTSLTDTQTTAVQENLEPLGKRFEPDPLRFIIPDWVPTQENQEYNKSVSVLEDIIDEIVSERRGTETNPDIDPGAGSDDDPMDLLSILLRAKQRGEQTDKQLRDEMMTILLAGHDTTALTLTYTWYLLSEHPKVRDQVHEELASVCGGETPTMADTRSLDYTERVLQESMRMYPPVYVIFREPQVDVRLGGYRIPAGSAIMLPQWVVHRSPRWYDNPTTFDPDRWRPERRADRPRFSYFPFGGGPRHCIGKHLSMLEAKLILGTVAQTYELDYVRDRPFDLRGSLTMHPDEPMGMRVIER
- a CDS encoding 2'-5' RNA ligase family protein, encoding MFSVNVPLPSHVSRLATSLHADLMSFDSRRERQTLVLKRFEADTTNGYNKQTSTDISLPVLREQLRPILTSTATPNQIELSVTGIDFFENPPGGTAPVVYLVVESQSLMTLHTQLCKSFDTIRDLEGSNYIPHITLARGGDIADATQFIEYQSIDPITWTVSSLHIWDSRYRENAATISLSAR